Proteins encoded by one window of Ovis canadensis isolate MfBH-ARS-UI-01 breed Bighorn chromosome 14, ARS-UI_OviCan_v2, whole genome shotgun sequence:
- the LOC138419397 gene encoding tigger transposable element-derived protein 1-like isoform X7 has translation MTCLKTFLACEPPRALVQAPPEDQQPGDLVEPAKPFSDGAQYLYFKPRMSGSKRKSSGDVAGTAKKRHAITMETKVKIIERVERGEKMTDVARSFNLNRSTIGTIIKNKDKILEHVKSAVSMMSTIISKRRGKAMEEMEKLLSMWLQDQHQRRAPLNIMLIQEKAKSLYEDLKKKYGEESDGPSFNASCGWFYRFKARANLHNVKVSDETTSADMAAVREFPDILREIIDEGAYLPEQVFNVDETGLYWKRMPDRSYISKEEKLMPGYKAAKDRLTLLFGGNASGDMKLKPLLVYHSESPKALRNIAKGSLPVVWKSNPKAWVTQAIFQDWFFHHFIPEVEIYCLEKDIPFNILLLLDSAPGHPPFMDDFHPNVKVVRLPPDTTPFIQPMDQGVISTFKKYYLRHTFRQAVKASDESGTTLRQFWKDYNIYKAIKNIDFAWREVTAGTMNGVWKNLCPQFVHDFREFEKVDEESREVVSNLVTLSEKLELDLQEGDFIELLAVQHEELTNEDLMELEAQRKDEERQEEEERSEELKRFTMQDMARGFCLFEEALFVFEAQDPNVERYTKVETAVQNAIQCYRVVYDEKKRAAAQTSLDQLLKREMELNPARSQNLCLAVRPSDVTVHLPSPVADGPSLCQLPLFAQLHQ, from the coding sequence tatctttatttcaagcccaggatgtctggaagcaagcGTAAGAGCAGcggtgatgtagctggtactgctAAGAAGCGCCACGCGATAACGATGGAAACAAAAGTGAAGATAATCGAGAGAGTGGAGCGAGGTGAAAAGATGACAGACGTGGCTCGTTCGTTTAACTTGAACCGTTCAACCATTGGCACGATCATCAAGAACAAGGACAAGATCCTGGAACACGTGAAGTCTGCTGTGTCGATGATGTCGACGATCATATCCAAGCGGCGTGGGAAAGCgatggaggagatggagaaacTTCTCAGCATGTGGTTGCAGGACCAGCATCAGCGTCGAGCCCCGCTCAACATAATGCTGATTCAAGAGAAAGCTAAAAGCCTATATGAAGACCTGAAGAAGAAATACGGTGAAGAATCAGATGGTCCGTCTTTTAATGCCAGCTGTGGCTGGTTTTATCGGTTCAAGGCCAGAGCCAATCTTCACAACGTAAAAGTAAGTGATGAGACAACGAGTGCAGATATGGCTGCTGTCCGGGAATTTCCTGACATCCTTCGAGAAATTATTGATGAAGGGGCATATTTACCAGAGCAGGTTTTTAATGTGGATGAGACAGGACTGTATTGGAAGAGGATGCCAGACCGAAGTTACATCAGTAAGGAGGAAAAGTTGATGCCAGGTTATAAAGCAGCAAAGGACAGGCTCACTCTACTGTTTGGTGGCAATGCTTCTGGCGATATGAAGCTGAAGCCTCTCTTGGTTTACCATTCAGAGAGCCCAAAAGCCCTTAGAAATATAGCCAAGGGCTCTCTTCCTGTTGTGTGGAAGAGTAACCCCAAAGCCTGGGTTACACAGGCCATTTTCCAGGACTGGTTTTTCCACCACTTTATCCCGGAGGTAGAGATATACTGCTTGGAGAAGGACATCCCGTTCAACATTCTTCTGTTGCTTGACAGTGCTCCAGGCCACCCCCCGTTCATGGACGATTTTCATCCCAACGTCAAAGTAGTGCGTCTCCCACCGGATACTACACCCTTTATCCAACCCATGGACCAGGGAGTTATATCAACtttcaagaaatattatttaCGTCACACTTTTCGTCAGGCAGTAAAGGCGAGTGATGAGTCAGGAACAACCTTGCGACAATTTTGGAAGGACTATAACATCTACAAGGCCATAAAAAACATTGATTTTGCTTGGCGTGAGGTTACAGCTGGCACCATGAATGGTGTATGGAAGAACCTTTGCCCGCAGTTTGTTCATGATTTTCGAGAATTCGAGAAGGTGGATGAGGAGTCCAGAGAGGTCGTCAGCAACTTAGTGACCCTCAGTGAGAAGCTGGAGCTGGATCTGCAGGAGGGTGACTTCATTGAACTCCTTGCCGTGCAACACGAGGAGCTCACAAACGAAGACCTGATGGAGcttgaggcccagagaaaggacgAAGAGAGACAGGAGGAGGAAGAACGAAGTGAAGAGCTGAAGAGATTCACGATGCAGGACATGGCCAGGGGATTCTGTCTGTTTGAGGAGGCACTGTTTGTTTTCGAGGCCCAGGACCCGAATGTAGAACGGTACACGAAGGTTGAGACAGCCGTTCAGAACGCAATCCAGTGCTACCGTGTCGTCTATGATGAGAAGAAAAGAGCCGCTGCCCAGACATCCCTGGATCAGCTTTTAAAGAGGGAGATggaattgaatccagcaaggagcCAGAACCTGTGCCTCGCCGTCAGGCCTAGTGACGTCACAGTCCACCTGCCGTCTCCTGTTGCTGACGGTCCTTCTCTCTGCCAGCTCCCCCTCTTCGCCCAGCTCCACCAGTaa
- the LOC138419414 gene encoding olfactory receptor 5M9-like — protein MPNFTDVTEFVLMGLTSHQELQVLFIVVLLVVYMIILTGNIGLIVLISISLQLQSSIYFSSSHLSFVDMWFSSNVTLEMLEKLLSETKTISYVGCFVQCYFFIALVPVEVYILAVMAFDGSMAICNPLLYGRKMSRTACARLTSVPYIYGFSVSLTCTLWTYGLCFCGSFEINHFYCADPPLIKIACGGVHIKERTMIVIAGINFTYSLSVFLISCTLIIAAVLHMRSADGRRKAFSTCGSHLTAVTMFYGTLLSTCLRRPTEESVEQGKMVAVFYATVVPMPNPMIYSLRNKDVKEAVNKAIRKANLGQ, from the coding sequence ATGCCAAATTTCACAGATGTGACAGAATTTGTTCTTATGGGGTTGACCAGTCATCAGGAGCTTCAAGTTCTATTTATTGTGGTGCTTCTAGTGGTTTACATGATCATTCTGACAGGGAACATTGGTCTGATTGTTTTGATCAGCATCAGCCTCCAGCTTCAGAGCTCCATATACTTTTCCTCGAGTCATTTGTCTTTTGTGGATATGTGGTTCTCTTCCAATGTCACTCTGGAGATGCTGGAAAAGTTACTATCAGAGACAAAAACTATTTCCTATGTGGGGTGTTTCGTGCAGTGTTACTTCTTCATAGCCCTTGTCCCCGTGGAAGTATATATCTTGGCTGTGATGGCCTTTGATGGCTCCATGGCCATCTGCAACCCTCTGCTTTATGGCCGTAAAATGTCCAGGACTGCTTGTGCTCGTCTCACCTCTGTGCCATACATCTATGGATTCTCTGTTAGCCTAACCTGCACACTGTGGACATATGGCCTGTGCTTCTGTGGAAGCTTTGAAATCAACCACTTCTATTGTGCTGACCCTCCTCTTATTAAGATTGCCTGTGGAGGGGTCCACATTAAAGAACGCACCATGATTGTTATTGCTGGGATTAATTTCACATATTCCCTCTCAGTGTTTCTCATTTCCTGTACCCTCATCATAGCAGCTGTGCTGCACATGCGCTCTGCTGATGGCAGGAGAAAGGCATTCTCCACGTGTGGGTCCCACCTGACAGCGGTTACCATGTTTTATGGGACTCTCCTCTCCACGTGTCTCAGGAGGCCCACTGAAGAGTCTGTGGAGCAGGGGAAGATGGTGGCTGTGTTTTACGCCACAGTGGTTCCCATGCCGAATCCCATGATCTACAGTTTGAGGAACAAAGATGTGAAAGAGGCGGTCAACAAAGCAATCAGGAAGGCAAACTTGGGGCAGTGA